A portion of the Faecalibacterium sp. I3-3-89 genome contains these proteins:
- a CDS encoding ribonucleoside-diphosphate reductase subunit alpha, producing the protein MEIRKRNGESVPFQQEKIFNAMKKAFDGQGREIGSREMDEILATVLNNLSVTVPLTVERVQDEVERTLMERGHYEVAKAYILYREKRSALRRVRHTIARMVGDDSLDEVLRRIQMDFTEEVYSLAALQMKFESFCRLGMTEDERAEALTKAAVELTTAEAPKWEFIAARLLNHSFRCRNAQEWEGRGVGDLYGRLRYLTDKGLYGDYILAHYTHEEIAMAEDFLCPERDELFTYSGLDLLLKRYVIQSRSRVPLETPQEMFLGIALHLAMNEGSDRMGWVKRFYDMLSRMEVTMATPTMSNARKPYHQLSSCFVDTVPDSLDGIYRSLDNFAKVSKFGGGMGMYFGKVRAAGSTIRGFQGAAGGVIRWIRLVNDTAVAVDQLGMRQGAVAVYLDAWHRDLPEFLQLRTNNGDDRMKAHDVFPAVCYPDLFWRLAEENIDAPWHLMCPHEILTVKGYALEDYWGTEWEKRYLDCVNDPRIEKRSVTVKDIVRLVLRSAVETGTPFAFNRDSVNHMNPNGHTGMIYCSNLCTEIAQNMAPIEHISTEVHTENGDTIVVTATRPGEFVVCNLASLSLGNLPVEDEAYMERTVETAIRALDNVIDLNFYPLEYARLTNQKYRSIGLGVSGYHHMLAKRGIRWESDEHLAFTDAVFELINYAAVKADTALARERGRYALFEGSDWQTGAYFEKRGYTSEKWRALAKTVAVQGMRNAYLLAVAPTSSTSILSGTSAGIDPIMKKFFLEEKKGSMLPRVAPELSMDTWWCYKAAHLIDQSWSVRAAGLRQRHIDQAQSMNLYITNDYSMRQVLRLYLEAWRAGVKTIYYVRSKALEVEACESCSS; encoded by the coding sequence ATGGAGATCAGAAAACGAAACGGGGAGTCTGTTCCCTTTCAACAGGAGAAAATTTTCAACGCCATGAAAAAGGCGTTTGACGGACAGGGCAGGGAGATCGGGAGCAGAGAGATGGATGAGATCCTCGCCACTGTTCTCAACAATCTCTCCGTCACAGTGCCGCTCACCGTAGAACGTGTGCAGGACGAGGTGGAGCGAACGCTCATGGAGCGCGGACACTATGAGGTGGCCAAGGCGTACATCCTCTACCGCGAAAAGCGGTCTGCGCTGCGCCGTGTCCGGCATACCATCGCGCGGATGGTGGGGGATGACTCGCTTGACGAGGTGCTGCGCCGCATCCAGATGGATTTTACCGAGGAAGTCTACTCCCTCGCGGCGCTTCAAATGAAGTTTGAGAGTTTCTGTCGTCTGGGCATGACGGAGGATGAGCGGGCTGAGGCACTGACCAAGGCGGCGGTAGAGCTGACTACGGCAGAGGCACCCAAGTGGGAGTTCATCGCGGCGCGGCTTCTGAACCACTCCTTTCGCTGTCGCAACGCACAGGAATGGGAGGGGCGCGGCGTCGGCGACCTCTATGGCAGGCTTCGCTATCTGACGGATAAGGGACTCTACGGTGACTATATCCTTGCCCACTATACCCACGAGGAGATTGCCATGGCGGAGGACTTTCTCTGCCCGGAACGGGACGAGCTGTTCACCTACTCCGGCCTTGACCTGCTGCTCAAACGCTATGTGATCCAGTCACGCAGCCGCGTGCCGCTGGAAACACCGCAGGAGATGTTTTTGGGTATCGCACTGCATCTTGCTATGAACGAAGGCTCTGACCGCATGGGGTGGGTAAAACGCTTTTACGATATGCTCAGCCGTATGGAGGTCACGATGGCGACACCTACCATGTCCAACGCACGAAAGCCCTACCATCAGCTTTCAAGCTGCTTTGTGGACACTGTGCCGGACAGTCTGGACGGCATCTACCGCTCGCTGGACAACTTCGCAAAGGTCTCTAAATTCGGCGGTGGAATGGGGATGTACTTCGGTAAGGTGCGCGCTGCAGGCAGCACCATCCGCGGCTTTCAAGGGGCGGCGGGCGGTGTTATCCGCTGGATTCGGCTGGTCAACGACACCGCCGTGGCGGTGGATCAGTTGGGGATGCGGCAGGGCGCTGTGGCGGTTTACTTAGACGCATGGCACCGGGATCTGCCGGAATTCCTTCAACTGCGCACCAACAACGGCGACGACCGCATGAAGGCACATGATGTGTTTCCCGCCGTGTGCTATCCGGATCTCTTCTGGCGACTGGCGGAGGAGAACATAGACGCGCCGTGGCATCTCATGTGTCCGCATGAGATCCTCACGGTCAAGGGCTACGCACTGGAGGATTACTGGGGTACAGAATGGGAGAAGCGGTATCTGGACTGCGTCAATGACCCGCGCATCGAAAAGCGCAGCGTCACCGTCAAGGACATCGTGCGGCTGGTGCTTCGCTCGGCAGTGGAGACCGGCACACCCTTCGCTTTCAATCGCGACAGTGTAAATCATATGAACCCAAACGGCCACACGGGAATGATCTATTGCTCCAATCTCTGTACGGAGATCGCGCAGAACATGGCACCCATCGAGCACATCAGCACTGAGGTGCACACGGAGAACGGCGACACAATTGTGGTGACGGCCACACGCCCAGGTGAGTTTGTGGTCTGCAACCTGGCGAGTCTGTCTCTCGGTAATCTGCCGGTGGAGGACGAGGCCTATATGGAACGCACGGTGGAAACGGCCATCCGCGCACTGGATAATGTGATCGACCTCAACTTCTACCCGTTGGAATACGCGCGGCTTACCAATCAGAAGTACCGCAGCATCGGCCTGGGCGTCAGCGGCTACCACCACATGCTGGCAAAGCGCGGCATCCGCTGGGAGAGCGATGAGCACCTTGCCTTCACCGACGCAGTGTTCGAGCTCATCAACTACGCCGCCGTCAAGGCGGACACAGCACTGGCACGGGAAAGGGGTCGTTACGCGCTCTTTGAGGGCAGCGACTGGCAGACTGGCGCGTATTTTGAAAAGCGGGGTTATACCTCCGAAAAGTGGCGGGCGCTTGCGAAAACGGTGGCGGTGCAGGGAATGCGCAACGCCTATCTGCTGGCGGTCGCACCGACCTCCAGCACATCTATCCTCTCCGGCACGTCGGCGGGCATAGATCCAATTATGAAGAAATTCTTTTTAGAGGAAAAAAAGGGCAGCATGCTGCCCCGCGTTGCTCCGGAGCTTTCCATGGATACATGGTGGTGCTATAAGGCGGCGCATCTGATCGACCAAAGCTGGTCGGTACGCGCCGCGGGCCTTCGCCAGAGA
- a CDS encoding FprA family A-type flavoprotein: MYCVRKVTNDLYWVGANDHRLALFENCFPIPRGVSYNAYCLLDEKTVLFDTVDWSACRQLLENLAYVLDGRELDYLLVNHLEPDHAACIEEILLRHPKVKLISNEKAFMLMRQFGFHVDGHECIEVKEGDTFSFGKHTVTFVGAPMVHWPEAMVTLDVTDGVLFSADAFGTFGALDGKLFADEVDFERDWLDDARRYLTNIVGKYGPHIQLLLKKAGGVLDQIKYICPLHGPVWRKDLGWFIEKYDTWSRYAPETQGVLIVYASMYGNTENAAQALATSLCDKGMSKVAMYDVSSTHVSQLISEAFKYSHIVLASVTYNLGIYPAMHDFLMDMKALNLQNRTFAIIENGSWAVKSGDLMQKFVNNELKNMTVLNERLSLASSMGTDKRTELEALADAILESMK; the protein is encoded by the coding sequence ATGTATTGCGTACGTAAAGTAACGAACGACCTCTACTGGGTGGGCGCCAACGACCATCGCCTGGCCCTGTTTGAAAACTGCTTTCCCATTCCCCGGGGCGTAAGCTACAACGCCTACTGCCTGCTGGATGAAAAGACGGTGCTCTTTGACACGGTGGACTGGTCTGCCTGCCGCCAGCTTTTGGAAAATCTGGCGTATGTGCTGGATGGCCGCGAGCTGGACTACCTGCTGGTCAACCATCTGGAGCCGGATCACGCCGCCTGCATCGAGGAGATCCTGCTGCGCCATCCCAAGGTGAAATTGATCTCCAACGAGAAGGCATTCATGCTCATGCGGCAGTTCGGCTTCCATGTGGACGGACATGAGTGCATCGAGGTGAAGGAGGGCGACACCTTCTCCTTCGGCAAGCACACCGTCACCTTTGTGGGCGCGCCTATGGTTCACTGGCCGGAGGCCATGGTGACCCTCGACGTCACCGACGGCGTCCTCTTTTCCGCCGACGCCTTCGGCACCTTCGGCGCGCTGGACGGCAAGTTGTTCGCCGACGAGGTGGACTTCGAGCGGGACTGGCTGGACGACGCCCGCCGTTACCTCACCAACATCGTGGGCAAGTACGGCCCCCACATCCAGCTCCTGCTGAAAAAGGCCGGCGGCGTTTTGGATCAGATCAAGTACATCTGCCCGCTCCACGGCCCCGTGTGGCGCAAGGATCTGGGCTGGTTCATCGAAAAATACGACACATGGAGCCGCTATGCCCCTGAAACCCAGGGCGTGCTCATCGTCTACGCCTCTATGTATGGCAACACGGAGAACGCGGCGCAGGCGCTGGCGACGTCGCTCTGCGATAAGGGCATGAGCAAGGTGGCGATGTACGATGTGTCCTCCACTCATGTCTCCCAGCTGATCTCCGAGGCGTTTAAGTACAGTCACATTGTCCTGGCCTCTGTGACCTACAACCTCGGCATCTACCCCGCCATGCATGACTTCCTCATGGATATGAAGGCACTGAATCTGCAAAACCGCACCTTTGCCATCATTGAAAACGGCTCATGGGCGGTGAAGTCCGGTGACCTCATGCAGAAATTCGTCAACAATGAGCTTAAGAACATGACGGTGCTCAACGAGCGGCTCAGCCTCGCCTCGTCCATGGGCACGGACAAGCGCACTGAGCTGGAAGCACTGGCGGACGCCATTCTGGAATCTATGAAGTAA
- a CDS encoding acyl-CoA dehydrogenase family protein, translating to MLFQTTSAHEELRAKIRSFAEEEIKPLAFLMDQNNEFPEEAVKKLGKLGWMGIPYPKEYGGAGLDALSYAIAVEELARVDGGTGVILSAHVSLGSWPIFAYGTEEQKKKYLVPLAKGEKIGAFGLTETNAGSDAGGTETTALDKGDYYLLNGGKIFITNAPKADTYVVFAVTTPDIGTRGISAFIVEKGWKGFEFGDHYDKMGIRSSSTAELIFNNVKVPKENLLGKEGEGFKIAMSTLDGGRIGIAAQALGIAQGAFEHALSYSKERVQFGKPIAAQQSIAFKLADMATKLRCARFLIYSAAELKEQHAPYGMESAMAKMYASDIALEVTNDALQIHGGSGYLKGMEVERAYRDAKITTLYEGTNEIQRVVIASHLLGRLGKSSGGESRSAAKKPAPITGIRKKTIFREGDAAQQVADLVAALKKDGHDFSVGIPMDTPIPQAERVVSAGKGIGEKKNMKLVESLAKAAGAAIGSSRPVAETLKYLPLNRYVGMSGQKFTGNLYIACGISGASQHLKGIKDASTIVAINKNGNAPIFKNCDYGIVGDVEEILPLLTAALDSGEKLPAPPMVKMKRPTPPKPAPIGDRYVCSGCGYEYVPELGDEDGEIAPGTLFEQLPAEWVCPECAETKDQFVKA from the coding sequence ATGCTGTTTCAAACCACGTCGGCGCACGAAGAGCTGCGCGCGAAGATCCGGAGTTTTGCGGAGGAGGAGATCAAGCCCCTCGCATTTTTAATGGATCAGAACAATGAGTTTCCCGAGGAGGCTGTCAAGAAGCTGGGTAAGCTGGGCTGGATGGGCATTCCCTACCCCAAGGAGTACGGCGGTGCCGGTCTTGATGCCCTGAGCTACGCCATCGCGGTGGAGGAGCTGGCCCGTGTGGACGGCGGCACGGGCGTAATCCTCTCCGCCCATGTCTCCCTCGGCTCATGGCCCATTTTCGCCTATGGCACCGAGGAGCAGAAGAAGAAATATCTGGTTCCGCTGGCCAAGGGCGAGAAGATCGGCGCCTTCGGCCTTACGGAGACCAACGCCGGATCCGACGCCGGCGGCACGGAGACCACGGCGCTGGATAAGGGGGACTACTACCTCCTCAACGGCGGCAAGATCTTCATTACCAACGCCCCTAAGGCGGACACCTATGTGGTTTTCGCCGTCACCACGCCGGACATCGGCACCCGGGGCATCTCTGCTTTCATCGTGGAGAAGGGCTGGAAGGGCTTTGAGTTCGGCGACCACTATGACAAGATGGGTATTCGCTCCTCCTCCACGGCGGAGCTGATCTTCAACAACGTGAAGGTTCCCAAGGAAAACCTATTGGGCAAGGAGGGCGAGGGCTTCAAGATTGCCATGTCCACGCTGGACGGCGGACGCATCGGCATCGCCGCGCAGGCGCTGGGCATCGCCCAGGGCGCGTTTGAGCACGCGTTGAGCTATTCCAAGGAGCGCGTCCAGTTCGGCAAGCCTATCGCGGCCCAGCAGAGCATCGCCTTCAAGCTGGCAGATATGGCAACCAAGCTGCGCTGCGCCCGGTTCCTCATCTACTCCGCGGCGGAGCTGAAGGAGCAGCACGCGCCTTACGGCATGGAGTCCGCCATGGCGAAGATGTACGCCTCGGACATCGCGCTGGAGGTCACCAACGATGCCTTGCAGATCCACGGCGGCAGCGGCTACCTCAAGGGCATGGAGGTGGAACGGGCCTACCGCGACGCCAAGATCACCACCCTCTACGAGGGCACTAACGAGATCCAGCGGGTGGTCATCGCCTCTCATCTGTTGGGCAGGCTGGGCAAGAGCTCCGGCGGCGAGAGCCGTTCGGCGGCCAAGAAACCCGCGCCCATCACCGGCATTCGCAAAAAGACTATCTTCCGGGAGGGGGATGCTGCCCAGCAGGTGGCCGACCTTGTGGCGGCGCTGAAGAAGGATGGTCACGACTTCTCCGTGGGCATCCCTATGGATACGCCCATCCCGCAGGCGGAGCGGGTGGTCTCCGCGGGCAAGGGCATCGGGGAGAAAAAGAACATGAAACTGGTAGAGTCGCTGGCCAAGGCCGCCGGCGCGGCCATCGGTTCTTCCCGCCCTGTGGCGGAGACTCTCAAATATCTGCCGCTGAACCGCTATGTGGGTATGTCCGGTCAGAAGTTCACCGGCAATCTGTACATCGCCTGCGGCATCTCCGGCGCATCCCAGCACCTTAAGGGCATCAAGGACGCCTCCACCATCGTGGCCATCAATAAGAACGGTAACGCGCCTATCTTCAAGAACTGCGACTACGGCATCGTGGGCGACGTGGAGGAGATCCTGCCCCTGCTCACTGCCGCGCTGGATAGCGGCGAAAAGCTGCCCGCGCCGCCCATGGTAAAGATGAAGCGGCCCACGCCGCCGAAGCCCGCCCCCATCGGCGACCGCTACGTCTGCAGCGGCTGCGGCTACGAGTATGTGCCGGAGTTGGGCGACGAGGACGGCGAGATCGCGCCCGGTACGCTCTTTGAGCAGCTTCCCGCCGAGTGGGTGTGTCCCGAGTGCGCGGAGACGAAGGATCAATTTGTAAAGGCTTGA
- a CDS encoding RrF2 family transcriptional regulator encodes MIITKETDYALRILRVLLDGEKHSVAEMSETELIPNQFAYQILRKLSAGNLVRVSRGALGGCALSCDLDATSLYDLMGVVGERGILCACMEPGYECRWQDKHGRCAIHCQLAALQQKQDEAFRAVSLRRLLTGGSDPQDTSKL; translated from the coding sequence ATGATCATCACCAAAGAGACGGACTACGCGCTGCGCATTTTGCGGGTGCTGCTGGACGGGGAGAAGCATTCGGTGGCCGAGATGTCGGAAACGGAATTGATCCCCAATCAGTTTGCCTACCAGATTCTGCGCAAGCTCTCCGCCGGCAATTTGGTGCGGGTGAGCCGCGGCGCTCTCGGCGGCTGCGCGCTGTCCTGCGATCTGGACGCGACCTCCCTCTACGATCTCATGGGGGTCGTGGGGGAGCGGGGCATCCTGTGCGCCTGCATGGAGCCGGGATATGAATGCCGCTGGCAGGACAAGCATGGGCGGTGCGCCATCCACTGTCAGCTGGCGGCCTTGCAGCAAAAGCAGGACGAGGCGTTCCGTGCCGTGAGCCTGCGCAGGCTGCTGACCGGCGGATCCGATCCCCAAGATACAAGCAAGCTGTAA
- a CDS encoding GTP pyrophosphokinase has protein sequence MSENLFGLTVAADKGLDDLQCQRLLSENRRYQEVMLQYRCALKALESRLEILNEEFSLQHYRNPIESMKSRLKSPSSIMNKMQKRGLSLDFPTMQANIMDIAGVRVICSFEEDVFFLAKCLKDQSDIEIITEKDYISHPKPNGYRSLHLTIRLPVFFAEKEIHVPVEIQLRTIAMDFWASLEHTIRYKKNLPINAEVETELKECADSSREWDRKMEHLLHILT, from the coding sequence ATGAGTGAAAATTTATTTGGCTTGACGGTTGCGGCAGATAAAGGCTTAGATGATCTGCAGTGCCAGCGCCTTTTAAGCGAAAATCGCAGGTATCAGGAAGTCATGCTGCAATACCGATGTGCGCTGAAAGCACTGGAAAGCAGGTTGGAAATTCTAAACGAAGAGTTTTCATTGCAGCATTATCGCAATCCGATAGAAAGTATGAAAAGTCGCTTGAAGTCGCCGTCCAGCATTATGAATAAGATGCAGAAGCGCGGACTTTCTCTGGATTTTCCGACCATGCAGGCAAATATCATGGATATTGCCGGTGTGCGGGTGATCTGCTCTTTCGAGGAGGATGTGTTCTTTTTGGCAAAGTGCTTAAAAGATCAGTCTGACATTGAAATCATCACGGAGAAAGATTATATTTCACACCCTAAGCCAAATGGCTATCGCAGTCTGCACCTGACGATCCGGCTGCCGGTATTCTTTGCGGAAAAAGAGATCCATGTGCCAGTGGAGATACAACTCCGTACAATCGCTATGGACTTCTGGGCAAGCCTTGAGCATACCATCCGCTACAAGAAAAACTTGCCGATAAATGCTGAAGTCGAAACTGAATTGAAAGAGTGCGCCGATTCCAGCAGAGAATGGGACAGAAAAATGGAACATCTACTGCACATCTTAACATAG